The following coding sequences are from one Augochlora pura isolate Apur16 chromosome 6, APUR_v2.2.1, whole genome shotgun sequence window:
- the Mettl4 gene encoding methyltransferase like 4, with protein sequence MSVIFSTDEGWIISHLRYLNDIYKNVKDCNTQYKLIFNETLFEINSQYLRQNQITKLDRREENLLQNKNRKRKRSKLLPAEDLKEIDYVKQAFNQIILSAKTEGLFVSNVIPNNNEAARLGSQKFYQDTFSMEEEYFYGCNDAEVAIISGTKEKKYAFPRNCKFYCYDVRDIDKKLELNNQYDFILLDPPWWNKSIRRKKTKYLEASYKMMYNEELAKIPIGKLLCANGLVGIWCTNAPTHLNSIFNDIFPSWGITFKAKWYWIKVTQAGNTICNFNSALGKQPYELLLLGSVLNNNKINIPDGKLIMSVPSAVHSHKPPLIEVMKEYLPHEPKCLEIFARYLLPNWTSWGLEVLKFQHLSLYTVIEDSQEAQNNSKTDVNKLIE encoded by the exons ATGAGCGTAATTTTTAGTACAGACGAGGGATGGATAATATCCCATTTGAGATATCttaacgatatttataaaaatgtgaagGATTGCAACACGCAGTACAagttaattttcaatgaaactttGTTTGAAATCAATTCTCAATATTTACGTCAGAATCAAATAACTAAACTTGATCGAcgcgaagaaaatttgttgcaaaatAAGAATAGGAAACGAAAAAGATCGAAACTTTTGCCAGCGGAAGATCTGAAAGAG ATTGATTATGTTAAACAAGCAtttaaccaaataattttgtccGCAAAAACAGAGGGCTTATTTGTGTCTAATGTTATTCCTAATAATAATGAGGCAGCACGCTTAGGATCACAGAAATTTTATCAGGACACATTTTCCATGgaggaagaatatttttatggttGCAATGATGCAGAAGTAGCTATTATATCtggaacgaaagaaaagaaatatgcATTTCCAAGGaactgtaaattttattgttatgatGTGAGAGATATTGACAAGAAATTGGAACTGAACAATCagtatgattttatattgttgGATCCTCCTTGGTGGAACAAGTCtataagaaggaaaaaaacCAAATATCTGGAAGCTAG TTATAAAATGATGTACAACGAGGAGTTAGCCAAGATACCAATTGGGAAGTTATTGTGCGCAAATGGACTTGTAGGAATATGGTGCACCAATGCACCCACTCATTtgaacagtatttttaatgatatatttccATCATGGGGTATAACTTTTAAAGCAAAATGGTATTGGATAAAA GTCACTCAAGCAGGAAATACAATATGCAACTTCAACTCAGCACTTGGAAAGCAGCCTTATGAATTGCTATTGCTGGGATctgtattaaataacaataaaataaacattcctgatggaaaattaataatgagtGTTCCAAGTGCGGTACATTCTCACAAACCACCACTTATTG AAGTTATGAAAGAGTATCTTCCACACGAGCCAAAGtgtttagaaatatttgcaagGTATTTGCTTCCCAACTGGACAAGTTGGGGGCTTgaagttttaaaatttcagcACTTATCACTCTATACAGTTATAGAAGATTCACAAGAAGCtcaaaataatagcaaaacggatgtgaataaattaattgaataa